In the Chroococcidiopsis sp. SAG 2025 genome, one interval contains:
- a CDS encoding PIN/TRAM domain-containing protein — translation MLDAIIIITFIIAGAGIGFYSIELLPETVQRQVTNLDALRLVIAVFAAMIGGGVGLSFQTTYRRLETKVREMPVDVLLTRAIGMVLGLLIANLMLAPLFLLPIPQDFSFIKPLVAVLGSVLFAFTGINLADIHGRTFLRLINPNSVETMLVAEGTLKPAATKVLDTSCIIDGRIETLLATGFLEGQILVPQFVIQELQQLADGAKDLKRLRGRRGLEILNRIQASYPERIAIHSTDYEDVPTVDAKLVRFVQEINGTLLTNDYNLSQVASLQKIPVLNLNDLVQSLRPSYLPGDNIDLKILKEGKEPSQGIGYLEDGTMVVVEDGSSYIGGELRVVVTSALQTSAGRMIFAKPQASAYA, via the coding sequence ATGCTGGACGCAATCATAATTATTACATTCATCATAGCAGGAGCCGGAATCGGCTTCTACAGCATAGAGCTGTTGCCAGAAACCGTGCAGCGGCAAGTTACCAATCTCGATGCGCTGCGATTAGTCATCGCTGTTTTTGCGGCGATGATTGGTGGTGGAGTCGGACTGAGTTTTCAAACGACCTATCGCCGTCTCGAAACCAAAGTTCGAGAGATGCCAGTTGACGTTTTATTGACACGCGCGATTGGCATGGTGCTGGGGCTATTAATCGCCAACTTAATGCTAGCCCCCCTCTTTCTGCTACCGATTCCCCAAGATTTTAGCTTTATCAAGCCCCTAGTAGCGGTTTTGGGTAGCGTCCTTTTCGCTTTTACAGGGATTAACCTGGCTGACATCCACGGACGGACGTTCTTACGGTTGATCAATCCGAATTCAGTTGAGACGATGTTAGTCGCAGAGGGAACGCTAAAACCTGCGGCAACTAAGGTTTTGGATACGAGTTGTATTATCGACGGTCGAATCGAAACGCTGCTAGCTACCGGATTTCTAGAAGGGCAAATTCTCGTTCCACAGTTCGTCATTCAAGAATTGCAACAACTAGCAGATGGGGCAAAAGACCTGAAACGATTGCGGGGTAGGAGGGGGTTAGAAATCCTCAACCGCATCCAAGCAAGTTATCCAGAACGCATTGCCATCCATTCGACTGACTACGAAGATGTACCTACAGTCGATGCTAAGTTAGTACGGTTCGTGCAGGAGATCAACGGTACTCTTTTGACCAACGACTACAACTTGTCTCAGGTAGCGAGTTTACAGAAAATACCCGTGTTGAATCTCAACGATCTGGTACAATCCCTGCGTCCGAGTTATTTGCCAGGAGACAATATCGACTTGAAGATCCTCAAAGAAGGTAAAGAACCCAGTCAAGGTATAGGCTACCTAGAGGATGGGACGATGGTAGTCGTCGAGGACGGTAGTAGCTATATTGGTGGCGAATTGCGCGTTGTCGTAACGAGTGCTTTACAAACCTCAGCGGGAAGAATGATCTTCGCCAAACCACAAGCATCAGCTTATGCTTAA
- the hemW gene encoding radical SAM family heme chaperone HemW has protein sequence MTTRLNLTPRNLTLELAHLGIPSAAYIHIPFCRRRCYYCDFPISVVGDRLRGETSGTISQYVQILSQEIAATPAIGKPLETIFFGGGTPSLLSSSQLAQILARLERQFGISPQAEISMEIDPGTFTLTQLQEYISAGVNRFSLGVQAFQPELLQACGRSHDLNDIWQAVELFRQAKVQNFSLDLISGLPRQTLEQWQESLLKAVAIAPNHISIYDLTIEPGTVFGRYYQSGASPLPSDELTVQMYCLAQQTLTKAGYEHYEISNYAQPNYQCRHNRTYWENRPYYGFGMGAASYTNNQRFTRPRKTKEYSHWVEDFIAAGGVLDCPQTPPEEVLLDILMLGLRLKEGVSFSVLSQFGDDKIQRIWTCLQPYQHQGWIAMTGAIAQPFYAKGWNKVIGNMFYGENLVGDWRLRLTDPQGFLFSNVVLADLFEKLE, from the coding sequence GTGACTACCAGATTAAATCTGACTCCACGAAACTTAACTTTAGAATTAGCGCATTTAGGTATTCCCAGTGCAGCCTACATACATATCCCATTCTGTCGGCGGCGCTGCTACTATTGCGATTTTCCAATTTCCGTTGTAGGGGATCGCTTGCGGGGTGAGACATCTGGCACGATTTCTCAATACGTGCAGATTTTGTCTCAAGAGATTGCTGCTACACCAGCCATAGGAAAACCTTTAGAAACAATTTTTTTTGGCGGTGGTACGCCTTCATTATTGTCAAGCAGTCAGCTAGCTCAAATTTTAGCAAGGCTCGAACGTCAATTTGGGATCTCTCCTCAAGCAGAAATTTCGATGGAGATCGATCCAGGTACGTTTACTCTCACCCAACTTCAAGAATACATATCGGCTGGGGTAAATCGCTTCAGTCTGGGCGTACAAGCATTTCAGCCAGAATTGTTGCAAGCTTGCGGGCGATCGCACGATCTGAATGACATTTGGCAAGCTGTAGAATTATTTCGTCAGGCTAAAGTGCAAAATTTCAGCCTCGATCTGATTTCTGGATTACCTCGCCAAACTCTAGAACAGTGGCAAGAATCGCTCTTAAAAGCAGTGGCGATCGCACCCAATCATATTTCAATTTACGACTTAACCATTGAGCCGGGAACAGTTTTCGGACGCTACTATCAATCGGGGGCAAGTCCATTGCCTTCAGACGAACTGACAGTGCAAATGTATTGTCTTGCCCAGCAAACTCTGACAAAGGCTGGATACGAACACTACGAAATTTCCAACTACGCCCAGCCAAATTATCAATGTCGTCACAATCGAACTTATTGGGAAAACCGCCCCTACTACGGTTTTGGTATGGGTGCAGCTAGCTACACCAACAATCAAAGATTTACCCGTCCTCGTAAAACTAAAGAATACTCTCACTGGGTTGAAGATTTTATTGCCGCTGGAGGAGTGTTAGATTGTCCTCAAACTCCACCGGAGGAAGTTTTACTAGATATTCTGATGTTGGGCTTAAGGTTGAAAGAGGGAGTCAGTTTCTCTGTCTTATCTCAATTTGGAGATGACAAAATACAACGAATTTGGACTTGCTTGCAACCGTATCAGCATCAGGGCTGGATAGCAATGACAGGGGCGATCGCCCAACCTTTTTATGCAAAAGGCTGGAACAAAGTTATTGGCAACATGTTTTACGGCGAGAACCTCGTAGGCGATTGGCGGTTACGGTTAACCGATCCGCAAGGATTTTTATTTTCCAACGTCGTTTTAGCAGATTTGTTTGAGAAGTTGGAATAG